Proteins encoded within one genomic window of Neorhizobium galegae bv. orientalis str. HAMBI 540:
- a CDS encoding LysR family transcriptional regulator produces MKYGIEFRHLHYFACVAEELHFSRAADKLGMAQAPLSQQIRQLEDRLGTKLFRRTTRRVKLTPAGEIFLRHAQEILGGIDRAVTHTRSISGDDSGTISVSGVHVALSHVLPPVISDFRKRYPAMTVDVQVLGTAQQLELLQNNKVQVAFIRPTNPAGFLKTEHILQEGFVAVLPKDHRLAQKENLTVKDFAGEPVITYAPTVGASYYHAIMGALRRAGVYPVIVQEVSHTLAIGTLVAAGVGIAIAPSWLAHNPSPYLVYRRLDDIPAEVELLVAWHAEEKSKIVLDFVETTRRVAAMKDVRTAIRWPIKSIPPTQLESIDGR; encoded by the coding sequence ATGAAATACGGCATCGAATTTCGTCACCTCCACTATTTCGCCTGCGTCGCCGAAGAGCTGCATTTCAGCCGCGCCGCCGACAAGCTCGGCATGGCGCAGGCGCCGCTCAGCCAACAGATCCGGCAGCTCGAAGATCGCCTCGGCACCAAGCTCTTCCGCCGCACGACGCGGCGCGTAAAGCTGACGCCGGCAGGCGAAATCTTCCTGCGCCACGCCCAGGAAATCCTAGGCGGGATCGACAGGGCGGTCACGCATACCCGTTCCATTTCCGGTGACGATAGCGGAACGATTTCCGTCAGCGGCGTGCATGTGGCGTTATCGCATGTCCTGCCGCCGGTAATTTCGGACTTTCGAAAGCGCTATCCGGCGATGACCGTCGACGTGCAGGTGCTCGGCACGGCACAGCAGCTCGAACTGCTCCAGAACAACAAGGTTCAGGTGGCCTTCATCCGCCCGACCAATCCGGCAGGCTTTCTGAAGACCGAGCATATCCTGCAGGAAGGTTTCGTGGCGGTGCTGCCGAAGGACCACCGGCTGGCGCAGAAGGAAAACCTGACGGTCAAGGATTTCGCCGGCGAACCCGTCATCACCTATGCCCCGACTGTCGGAGCGAGCTACTATCATGCGATCATGGGCGCGCTGCGCCGCGCCGGCGTCTATCCGGTCATCGTGCAGGAGGTCTCGCATACTTTGGCGATCGGCACGCTGGTGGCGGCGGGCGTCGGGATCGCGATTGCGCCGTCCTGGCTCGCCCACAATCCAAGCCCATACCTCGTCTACAGGCGGCTCGACGACATCCCCGCCGAAGTCGAATTGCTCGTCGCCTGGCATGCGGAGGAAAAATCGAAGATCGTGCTCGATTTCGTCGAGACGACGCGTCGGGTTGCAGCAATGAAGGATGTGAGAACCGCGATCAGGTGGCCGATCAAGTCTATCCCGCCGACCCAATTGGAATCGATCGACGGACGGTAA
- a CDS encoding tannase/feruloyl esterase family alpha/beta hydrolase: MVKLLIATAFVALMPGLTPAVAADSSPEAQCSAAKNLQLATFDMKVASADHVKDKGPAHCLVSGSFEHRTGADGKPYAIGFSIALPDNWSGRFLVQGGGGLNGVVRPAVGDVASGGKNALSRGFAVISHDSGHKGEAWDTSFRADQIATLNFAGWSVEKVTALGKALVAAYYGKSADRSYFAGCSTGGREAMASAQRFPTLFDGIIAGAPAMRTSRSNMSLAAKNVAMNKISPASADSAPDRSKAFSDGDRDLVLKGILKSCDGLDGLEDGMIANPGACKFDPASLVCPAGKADGCLTKQQADIVAETFSPTLDASGRPAYVAFPYDTGVMSTTDPIPGLMRFDDKRNRQFKNNAMSFDVDDAVEKADIGDPQQRLINADQWTDLSSFATRGSKIIFFHGVSDPWFSSNDTVGFFNRMSAATKTGKRVEDWAKLYLVPGMSHCSGGPAGLDQFDMLTKLIDWVEKDEAPRSVEASGKAFPNRTRPLCPYPLHAQYKGEGNADNAASFECRNN; the protein is encoded by the coding sequence ATGGTCAAGCTGCTTATAGCCACAGCTTTTGTTGCCCTCATGCCCGGCCTGACGCCGGCCGTCGCCGCGGATTCTTCGCCCGAAGCGCAATGCTCGGCGGCGAAGAACCTTCAACTGGCCACTTTCGACATGAAGGTTGCGAGTGCCGATCACGTCAAGGACAAGGGACCCGCACATTGTCTCGTCAGCGGGTCGTTCGAGCACCGCACCGGCGCGGACGGCAAGCCTTATGCCATCGGGTTTTCGATCGCCCTGCCGGACAATTGGAGCGGAAGGTTTCTGGTGCAGGGCGGCGGGGGCCTGAATGGCGTCGTGCGGCCGGCGGTGGGGGACGTGGCCTCCGGAGGGAAAAATGCTCTTTCCCGCGGTTTCGCCGTCATTTCTCATGACAGCGGCCACAAGGGCGAGGCATGGGACACCTCCTTCAGGGCGGACCAGATTGCCACGCTGAATTTCGCCGGCTGGTCGGTCGAGAAGGTCACGGCCCTTGGCAAGGCCTTGGTCGCCGCCTATTACGGCAAGAGCGCCGATCGCTCCTATTTTGCGGGATGCTCGACCGGCGGTCGCGAGGCGATGGCCTCGGCGCAACGCTTTCCCACGTTGTTCGACGGCATCATCGCCGGGGCTCCTGCCATGCGCACAAGCCGTTCGAACATGTCGCTCGCCGCCAAGAACGTGGCGATGAATAAGATTTCTCCGGCCAGTGCCGATAGCGCGCCGGACCGCTCGAAAGCCTTTTCGGATGGTGACCGCGATCTGGTCCTCAAGGGAATACTGAAGTCCTGCGACGGCCTTGACGGCCTCGAGGACGGAATGATCGCAAATCCGGGCGCATGCAAGTTCGATCCGGCGAGCCTTGTCTGCCCTGCCGGTAAGGCCGACGGTTGTCTCACGAAGCAGCAGGCGGACATCGTGGCCGAGACGTTTTCGCCGACGCTTGATGCATCGGGCCGGCCGGCCTATGTGGCGTTTCCCTACGATACGGGCGTCATGAGCACGACAGATCCCATTCCTGGGCTCATGCGGTTCGATGACAAGCGCAATCGGCAGTTCAAGAACAACGCCATGAGTTTCGATGTGGACGATGCCGTCGAGAAAGCCGATATCGGCGATCCGCAGCAACGGTTGATCAACGCCGACCAATGGACGGATCTCAGTTCCTTCGCAACCAGAGGAAGCAAGATCATTTTCTTCCATGGGGTTAGCGATCCGTGGTTTTCCTCCAACGATACGGTCGGTTTCTTCAACCGGATGAGCGCCGCGACCAAGACAGGTAAGCGGGTGGAGGACTGGGCCAAGCTCTATCTCGTTCCGGGCATGAGCCATTGCAGTGGCGGACCAGCCGGTCTCGACCAGTTCGACATGTTGACCAAGCTGATCGACTGGGTGGAAAAAGATGAAGCTCCACGAAGCGTCGAAGCGTCGGGCAAGGCTTTTCCGAACCGGACGCGACCGCTATGCCCCTACCCGTTGCACGCGCAATACAAGGGAGAGGGGAATGCCGACAACGCGGCAAGCTTCGAGTGCCGCAATAACTGA
- a CDS encoding IS110 family RNA-guided transposase produces the protein MMNDTMIGVGLAKNVFQLHGASMTGDVKYRKKLSRGQFLRFMSEQSPALVVMEACGSAHYWARELVKLGHAVKLIAPQYVRPFVKRQKNDATDAEAIVIAARQPEMRFVEPKTADQQARAVLFRARERIVHQRTELVNALRAVLYEYGQVIPQGIGHIKRIEAILENAEIGLPEIVQEECRDLLAQIGEKTARIEEKARKLAELSRRSGAARRLQTMPGVGPLTALAVEAFAPAMQSFRCGRDFAAWLGLVPRQFSSGGKERLGRVSKAGQADIRRLLIIGAMARLSWAGRKPPVQGSWLSRMLAKKPRMLVAIALANKMARTIWAMLMKQEEYRDPALAMAA, from the coding sequence ATGATGAACGATACGATGATCGGAGTGGGTCTGGCAAAGAATGTTTTCCAGCTTCACGGGGCGTCAATGACAGGCGATGTGAAGTACCGCAAGAAGCTGTCTCGCGGGCAGTTCCTCCGGTTCATGTCAGAGCAGTCACCGGCACTTGTTGTTATGGAAGCCTGCGGGAGCGCCCATTACTGGGCGCGTGAGTTGGTGAAGCTGGGCCATGCAGTCAAGCTGATCGCGCCGCAGTACGTGCGCCCGTTCGTGAAACGGCAGAAGAACGACGCGACCGATGCCGAGGCAATCGTCATTGCGGCGCGTCAGCCTGAAATGCGCTTTGTCGAGCCGAAGACCGCTGATCAGCAAGCGCGGGCGGTTCTGTTCCGAGCGCGTGAGCGTATTGTTCATCAGCGAACGGAGTTGGTGAACGCTCTGCGCGCCGTTCTCTACGAATATGGGCAGGTGATTCCGCAGGGGATTGGTCACATCAAGCGCATTGAGGCGATCCTCGAGAATGCTGAGATCGGCCTGCCCGAGATTGTGCAGGAGGAATGCCGCGACCTTCTGGCTCAGATCGGCGAGAAGACGGCCCGGATCGAAGAGAAGGCCAGGAAGCTCGCGGAGCTGTCTCGGCGAAGCGGAGCCGCGCGCCGGCTTCAGACCATGCCGGGTGTGGGGCCGTTGACCGCGTTGGCCGTCGAAGCTTTCGCGCCGGCGATGCAGAGCTTCCGATGCGGTCGGGACTTTGCCGCTTGGCTCGGCCTAGTACCACGACAGTTCTCTTCTGGTGGAAAAGAAAGGCTTGGCCGGGTTTCGAAGGCTGGTCAGGCCGACATCCGCAGGCTCCTGATCATCGGGGCAATGGCGCGTCTGAGTTGGGCGGGTCGCAAACCGCCAGTACAAGGATCGTGGCTTTCGCGGATGCTCGCGAAGAAGCCGCGCATGCTGGTGGCAATCGCACTGGCGAACAAGATGGCTCGGACAATATGGGCCATGCTGATGAAGCAGGAAGAATATCGAGACCCAGCTCTGGCAATGGCGGCGTGA
- a CDS encoding GlsB/YeaQ/YmgE family stress response membrane protein: MHLNTESLLVILLVGVVAGWLAGQIVRGAGFGLIADMAIGIVGALIGSWLLPQLHIALGSGIVPATANATIGAIILLLIISVVRGGGRRNFWRR; this comes from the coding sequence ATGCATCTTAATACGGAAAGCCTTCTCGTCATATTGCTTGTAGGGGTAGTCGCCGGATGGCTGGCAGGCCAGATCGTTCGCGGAGCGGGTTTCGGCCTTATCGCGGATATGGCTATTGGTATTGTGGGCGCTCTGATCGGCAGCTGGTTACTTCCTCAACTGCATATCGCGTTGGGATCCGGGATCGTTCCAGCGACCGCCAACGCCACAATCGGTGCCATCATTCTCCTGTTGATTATATCCGTGGTACGGGGCGGAGGCCGCCGCAACTTCTGGCGGCGGTAA
- a CDS encoding transporter substrate-binding domain-containing protein has protein sequence MHPMIASPKIKGIFNLLQLCLVAGGIVSAAIPARAAEGSNPLPLMFDAKERLARPDLSTIIRVRILTSVDFPPFNFADQTGRLAGFNIDLAREICAELKIEAKCQIQALPFEELEKTLEGGAGEAVIAGIAVTTERRQRFAFSRPYLGVPARFARNLKARIDGDTAAALSGKPVGVVRGTAHELMLKAFFPKVTATPFDTYEAMLESLKIGKVDAVFSDGLRLPFWVAGEGSAKCCALFDGPYLSEKFLGEGLSIMLRKNDPLLTAAIDQALSVLSRNGRLQDIYLRYFPNGLY, from the coding sequence ATGCATCCCATGATTGCATCCCCGAAAATCAAGGGGATTTTCAATCTTCTGCAGCTTTGCCTTGTAGCCGGCGGGATCGTCTCCGCCGCAATCCCGGCCCGTGCTGCCGAAGGCAGCAATCCGCTGCCTTTGATGTTCGATGCCAAGGAGCGGCTCGCCCGCCCTGATCTTTCCACGATTATCCGGGTGCGGATCCTGACGAGCGTCGATTTCCCGCCGTTCAATTTCGCCGACCAGACCGGCCGGCTTGCCGGCTTCAATATCGACCTCGCCCGCGAGATTTGCGCCGAACTGAAGATCGAGGCGAAATGCCAGATCCAGGCACTGCCCTTCGAAGAACTGGAAAAGACCCTGGAAGGCGGGGCCGGCGAAGCCGTCATCGCAGGCATTGCCGTGACGACGGAGCGGCGCCAGCGGTTTGCCTTCTCGCGGCCTTATCTCGGCGTGCCAGCCCGTTTCGCCCGCAACCTGAAGGCCAGGATCGACGGCGATACGGCCGCAGCGCTTTCCGGCAAGCCGGTCGGCGTCGTCCGGGGCACCGCCCACGAGTTGATGCTGAAGGCGTTTTTCCCGAAGGTCACCGCCACGCCGTTCGACACTTACGAGGCGATGCTGGAGTCTTTGAAGATCGGCAAGGTGGATGCCGTCTTTTCCGACGGCCTGAGACTGCCCTTCTGGGTCGCCGGCGAAGGTTCGGCGAAATGCTGCGCCCTCTTCGACGGTCCCTATCTCTCGGAGAAATTCCTCGGCGAAGGCCTGTCGATCATGCTGCGCAAGAACGATCCGCTCCTGACAGCCGCCATCGACCAGGCGCTCAGCGTTCTGTCGCGCAACGGCCGCCTGCAGGATATCTACCTGCGTTATTTCCCGAACGGGCTTTATTGA
- a CDS encoding S24 family peptidase, whose translation MLSHDTIWSAIDTLAQRHQLTPSGLARRAGLDPTSFNKSKRLGPDGRLRWPSTESIAKVLEATGATIDQFMSYLPAGPGRALIPDGNFPPQGGSIPLLGFAQAGAGGFFDDGGFPAGQGWDVVEFPVDPSRKAGVYALEIQGESMMPLYRDGDVLIVEPGAQVRRGDRVVLKTKEGEVMAKVLARQSARTVDLLSLNPEHPNRSFDLSDVEWIARIIWASQ comes from the coding sequence ATGCTGTCACATGATACGATCTGGAGCGCGATCGATACGCTCGCCCAACGCCACCAGCTGACGCCCTCCGGGCTGGCGCGGCGCGCCGGCCTCGATCCTACCTCGTTCAACAAGTCGAAACGACTAGGGCCGGACGGGCGGCTGCGCTGGCCTTCGACGGAATCGATCGCCAAGGTGCTCGAAGCGACGGGTGCCACGATTGACCAGTTCATGAGCTACCTGCCCGCTGGTCCCGGACGCGCCTTGATCCCGGACGGCAATTTCCCGCCGCAGGGCGGCTCCATCCCGCTGCTCGGGTTTGCCCAGGCAGGCGCCGGCGGCTTTTTTGACGATGGCGGATTTCCGGCAGGCCAGGGTTGGGACGTGGTGGAATTTCCGGTCGACCCGTCCCGCAAGGCCGGCGTCTATGCGCTGGAAATCCAGGGCGAATCGATGATGCCGCTTTATCGCGACGGCGACGTGCTGATCGTCGAGCCGGGCGCGCAGGTTCGCCGCGGCGACCGCGTGGTGCTCAAGACCAAGGAAGGCGAGGTGATGGCAAAAGTGCTCGCCCGCCAGAGTGCCCGGACTGTGGACCTGCTCTCGCTCAACCCGGAACATCCGAACCGCAGCTTCGATCTTTCCGACGTGGAATGGATCGCCCGCATCATCTGGGCGAGCCAGTGA